A single Marinitoga aeolica DNA region contains:
- a CDS encoding (2Fe-2S)-binding protein produces MKITFTVNNENVEVEVKNNETLLDVLREKLYLTGAKEGCGNGECGACTVIYNGRPVNSCLVLAPEADGAVIETVEGLTKDNKLHPIQEAFIEANAFQCGYCTPGFIMSTKAMLEKVPNPTKEVIVERLAGNLCRCTGYTVILDAVKIAAQKMGGAE; encoded by the coding sequence ATGAAAATTACATTTACAGTAAATAATGAAAATGTAGAAGTTGAGGTAAAAAACAATGAAACCCTCCTTGATGTGTTAAGAGAAAAATTATATTTAACAGGTGCAAAAGAAGGATGTGGCAACGGCGAATGTGGTGCCTGTACAGTTATATACAATGGAAGACCTGTAAATTCTTGTTTAGTACTTGCACCAGAAGCTGATGGCGCAGTTATTGAAACTGTTGAAGGTTTAACTAAAGACAACAAATTACATCCTATTCAAGAAGCGTTTATCGAAGCAAATGCATTCCAATGTGGATATTGTACTCCTGGTTTTATTATGTCAACTAAGGCTATGCTAGAGAAAGTTCCAAATCCAACCAAAGAAGTTATCGTTGAAAGATTAGCAGGAAATTTATGTAGATGTACAGGTTATACCGTAATTCTTGATGCAGTAAAAATAGCTGCCCAGAAAATGGGAGGTGCAGAATAA
- the prfB gene encoding peptide chain release factor 2, which yields MLDYEVKVKIEELHEKFKNLQKLFNIEKTNDRINELENEMTNPDFWNDQKRAEKISRELQHLKNEREEFNNLQRLFEDLEVAMEFGEEDPTMDDQALEILQEIEKKVKEFELAMLLSGKYDSNNVFLTIHPGAGGTESHDWADMLLRMYTRWAEKNSYKIDIIDYLPGDEAGIKSVTIKINGSFAYGKLKYESGVHRLVRVSPFDAANRRHTSFASVSVTPELDEDIEIEIRPDDLKIDTFRAGGAGGQHVNKTDSAVRITHLPTGIVVACQNERSQHQNKATAMQILKARLFELEMRKKMEEKLKLMGDMKDISWGNQIRSYVLYPYKMVKDHRTNYETSNADAVLDGELDGFIEAELLYFAKLNKEE from the coding sequence ATGCTTGATTACGAAGTTAAAGTCAAAATAGAAGAATTGCATGAAAAATTCAAAAATTTACAAAAACTATTTAATATAGAAAAAACAAATGATAGAATAAATGAACTTGAAAATGAAATGACAAACCCTGATTTCTGGAATGATCAAAAAAGGGCTGAAAAGATTTCAAGAGAATTGCAGCATTTAAAAAATGAAAGGGAAGAATTTAATAATCTTCAAAGATTATTTGAGGACCTTGAAGTTGCAATGGAATTTGGTGAAGAAGATCCTACAATGGATGATCAAGCACTTGAAATACTACAAGAAATAGAAAAAAAAGTTAAAGAATTTGAATTAGCCATGCTATTATCTGGGAAATATGATTCAAACAATGTATTCTTAACAATACACCCAGGTGCTGGCGGAACTGAATCTCATGATTGGGCCGATATGTTGTTAAGAATGTATACCAGATGGGCTGAAAAAAATTCATACAAAATAGATATAATAGACTATTTACCAGGTGATGAAGCTGGCATAAAAAGCGTAACTATAAAAATAAATGGTTCTTTTGCTTACGGAAAATTAAAGTATGAATCAGGAGTTCATAGACTTGTAAGAGTTTCTCCTTTTGATGCCGCTAACAGAAGACATACATCATTTGCTTCTGTTTCAGTAACTCCGGAATTAGATGAAGACATTGAAATAGAAATCAGACCAGATGATCTAAAAATAGATACATTCAGGGCAGGGGGAGCTGGTGGCCAGCATGTTAACAAAACGGATTCAGCTGTAAGAATTACACATTTACCGACAGGTATAGTTGTTGCATGTCAAAATGAAAGATCACAACACCAAAATAAAGCTACTGCAATGCAAATCTTAAAAGCACGATTATTTGAACTCGAAATGAGAAAAAAAATGGAAGAAAAGCTTAAGCTTATGGGTGATATGAAAGATATATCGTGGGGAAATCAAATAAGATCATATGTGTTATATCCTTATAAAATGGTAAAAGATCATAGAACAAATTATGAAACTTCAAATGCCGATGCTGTTTTAGATGGAGAATTAGACGGATTTATAGAAGCAGAACTACTATATTTTGCTAAATTAAATAAAGAAGAATAA
- the smc gene encoding chromosome segregation protein SMC: protein MNLLEMRIKGFKSFAKNTTLNLNSNIVSIVGPNGSGKSNIVDAIRWLLGEQSSKQIRISEKADVIFSGSEKFPPAKKAEVFLKIKDDNGKIRTIGKILTADGKIQYKIDNRNARLKDIFEVIGGAGVGKSFYSIISQDQVRELVSASSDQLRVIIEDAAGIKTYLNKKEIALKMLNQTKENLERLNDVLYEVEKRVRSLSNRASRAKKYVEYNEELKSIGIKYFGAKNLDIDKKIKGIENSIKENKEQIKIYLSESFEVERLYKELKKEIEEKEEQLSVYGEKIENFRQRLKSYEEMKSHLEKEINELNSKIVEKDWEKKKFEEDFQKNEKRYEEVRDLLSKYNNEIEKYIEEIKNVEDEKKKIENSISEEMNKLTELKENIKKANHYLKDLENKKNKLINELADKEERLKFLHTEKSNLEKRIKSLEDELRKIETELDSMNKKEEELKSQIYEKKNFVEDLHSQLTNTYNYLQKLKHEKDLTERKIQNLSVQITEYEGFSFAIKKLFEAFHKEENLIDVVLNLIEVPEELETAVTMVAGYRLQNVVVKNSSHISSYINYLKAEKAGRVTFLPLDLISSRIRRYKELENEPGFYGYIVDLIKYNKEYEKAIHYVFSNSIVVDNLHTALNIKNRYKNLSLTISTTDGEIINTSGAITGGISKGNNSTLLLTRKRELKELKDELKELNLEINEYEENLKKIEYEYKKNSLDLRKLEEKLNEIKYNRLNGANSYKEFKNNYDSSRKRYNEIISRIDSYKEREYDINIELKNIDIEIEKNNEQIILLEKNIANIEKNNESIHEELRLKIAKLNELNLYKNSINEKISNYRDEYSKIKNNLSTIKNTIESINNLLKELKEEINKKKMDLNEYEKEIKSMNTEIEDAFKMMKMSREGKSEKFDELEKFELKKNELKDKIDELKNLSHELDLEIQNLKHEKEFLKEKAKNIGINSEEFIYEELSEAEILALERRIEDIKKALKHIGSVDLGVLDEYEMVKKELDDRHKQKEDILQSIKTLKEGIEKIDKEAEEKYLNTFNLVNQKFGEFIKELFVGGDGILKMVGDGKAFEKGVEISVKKPGRNFQKLQLFSGGEKALITSAFLFALMNVNPSPFYLLDEIDAPLDDINAGKLAKLIKKHADKTQFLIITHNKLMMEIAEIFHGITMRHGVSQVVPVDFKFIESLDD, encoded by the coding sequence TTGAATTTATTGGAAATGCGAATTAAGGGTTTTAAAAGTTTTGCAAAAAATACAACATTAAATTTAAATTCCAATATTGTCAGTATAGTCGGACCAAATGGGTCTGGAAAATCTAATATTGTTGATGCTATTAGATGGTTACTGGGGGAACAGTCTTCAAAACAAATTAGAATATCAGAAAAAGCTGATGTCATCTTTAGTGGATCAGAAAAATTTCCACCTGCCAAGAAAGCTGAAGTTTTTTTAAAGATAAAAGACGATAATGGAAAAATTAGAACTATAGGAAAAATACTAACTGCTGATGGAAAAATACAATATAAAATTGATAATAGGAATGCTCGTTTAAAAGATATTTTTGAAGTTATTGGTGGTGCCGGCGTAGGTAAATCATTTTATTCAATAATTTCTCAGGACCAGGTAAGAGAACTTGTCTCCGCTTCCTCTGACCAATTAAGAGTAATTATAGAAGATGCTGCTGGTATCAAAACCTACCTTAATAAAAAAGAAATTGCTTTAAAAATGTTAAATCAAACAAAAGAAAACTTAGAAAGATTAAACGACGTATTGTATGAAGTTGAAAAAAGAGTCCGTTCTCTTTCAAATAGAGCTTCAAGGGCTAAAAAATATGTTGAATATAACGAAGAATTAAAATCCATTGGAATTAAATATTTTGGCGCAAAAAATCTTGATATAGACAAAAAAATAAAGGGAATTGAAAATTCTATTAAAGAAAATAAAGAACAAATTAAAATTTATCTTTCTGAAAGTTTTGAAGTAGAGAGATTATATAAAGAGTTAAAAAAAGAAATTGAAGAAAAAGAAGAGCAACTTTCTGTATACGGTGAAAAAATCGAAAACTTCAGACAGCGATTAAAGTCTTACGAAGAAATGAAATCTCACCTTGAGAAAGAAATAAATGAATTAAATTCAAAAATCGTTGAAAAAGACTGGGAAAAGAAAAAATTTGAAGAAGATTTTCAAAAAAATGAAAAAAGGTATGAAGAAGTTAGAGATTTACTCAGCAAATATAATAATGAAATTGAAAAATATATAGAAGAAATAAAAAATGTAGAAGATGAAAAAAAGAAAATTGAAAATTCTATTTCAGAAGAGATGAATAAATTAACTGAATTAAAGGAAAATATCAAAAAAGCAAACCATTATTTAAAAGATTTAGAAAATAAAAAGAATAAATTAATTAATGAATTAGCAGATAAAGAAGAAAGATTAAAGTTTTTACATACTGAAAAATCAAATCTTGAAAAGCGCATAAAATCTTTAGAAGATGAATTAAGAAAAATTGAAACAGAATTAGATTCTATGAATAAAAAAGAAGAAGAACTAAAAAGCCAGATATATGAAAAAAAGAATTTCGTCGAAGATTTACATTCACAATTAACCAATACTTATAATTATCTACAAAAATTAAAGCACGAAAAAGATTTAACTGAAAGAAAAATTCAAAATCTTTCTGTACAAATTACAGAATATGAAGGATTTTCATTTGCGATAAAGAAACTTTTTGAAGCATTTCATAAAGAGGAAAACTTGATTGATGTTGTTTTAAATTTAATTGAAGTTCCAGAAGAATTAGAAACTGCAGTAACGATGGTTGCAGGATATAGATTACAAAATGTTGTTGTAAAAAACTCAAGTCATATATCTTCATATATAAATTATTTAAAAGCAGAAAAAGCTGGTAGAGTTACATTTCTGCCACTTGATTTGATATCTTCTAGAATTAGAAGATATAAAGAATTGGAAAACGAACCTGGTTTTTATGGTTATATCGTCGACCTTATAAAATACAATAAAGAATACGAAAAAGCTATTCATTACGTTTTTAGCAATTCTATAGTGGTTGATAATTTACACACAGCTTTGAACATTAAAAACAGATATAAAAACTTGTCTTTAACTATCTCAACTACAGATGGTGAAATTATTAATACTTCCGGCGCCATTACTGGGGGTATATCAAAAGGAAATAACTCTACCTTATTACTTACAAGAAAAAGAGAATTGAAAGAATTAAAAGATGAATTAAAAGAACTAAATCTTGAAATTAATGAATATGAAGAAAATTTAAAAAAAATAGAATATGAATATAAAAAGAATTCTTTAGATTTAAGAAAACTTGAAGAAAAATTAAATGAAATAAAATATAATAGATTAAATGGTGCAAATTCATATAAAGAATTCAAAAATAATTATGATTCATCCAGGAAAAGATATAATGAAATTATTAGCAGAATAGATTCATACAAAGAACGCGAATATGATATAAATATTGAACTAAAAAATATAGATATTGAAATCGAAAAAAATAATGAACAAATTATATTATTAGAAAAAAATATTGCAAATATAGAAAAAAATAACGAATCTATCCATGAAGAATTACGTTTAAAAATAGCAAAATTAAACGAATTAAATCTTTATAAAAATTCTATCAATGAAAAAATCAGTAATTATAGAGATGAATATTCAAAAATTAAAAATAACCTTAGCACAATAAAAAATACAATAGAATCAATTAATAATTTACTAAAAGAATTAAAAGAAGAGATAAACAAAAAAAAGATGGATCTTAATGAATATGAAAAAGAAATAAAATCAATGAACACAGAAATAGAAGATGCATTCAAAATGATGAAAATGAGTAGAGAAGGGAAATCAGAAAAATTTGATGAATTAGAAAAATTTGAATTAAAAAAGAATGAATTAAAAGATAAAATTGATGAATTAAAAAATTTGTCTCATGAATTGGATTTAGAAATTCAAAATTTAAAACATGAAAAAGAATTTTTAAAAGAAAAAGCAAAAAATATAGGCATAAACTCTGAAGAGTTTATTTACGAAGAATTATCAGAAGCAGAAATTCTGGCTTTGGAAAGAAGAATAGAAGATATTAAAAAGGCTTTAAAACATATTGGAAGCGTAGACCTCGGAGTTCTGGATGAATATGAAATGGTAAAAAAAGAATTAGATGACAGACATAAACAAAAAGAGGATATTTTACAATCAATAAAGACATTAAAAGAGGGTATTGAAAAGATAGATAAAGAGGCTGAAGAAAAATATTTAAATACTTTTAATCTGGTGAATCAAAAATTTGGTGAATTTATAAAAGAACTTTTTGTTGGCGGAGATGGCATTTTAAAAATGGTAGGCGACGGAAAAGCTTTTGAAAAAGGTGTTGAAATTTCCGTTAAAAAACCTGGACGAAATTTTCAAAAACTACAACTTTTCTCTGGAGGAGAAAAAGCTTTAATAACTTCTGCATTTTTATTTGCTCTAATGAATGTAAATCCCAGTCCTTTTTATTTATTGGATGAAATCGATGCACCGCTTGATGATATTAATGCTGGTAAATTAGCAAAATTAATAAAAAAACACGCTGATAAAACGCAATTTCTAATTATTACACATAACAAATTAATGATGGAAATCGCAGAAATTTTTCATGGAATCACAATGAGACATGGAGTTTCACAGGTTGTTCCTGTTGACTTTAAGTTTATAGAAAGTTTAGATGACTAA
- a CDS encoding DUF1292 domain-containing protein, translating into MERLEFFTITGEDGNEYNFMFIEELKIDGEKYWICYEAFKEEDSEDIVLGDTVAFKVNENNGELFLDAVEDDEELEKVEEEWKKIMEDIDIDENEDFIMLDSENDIIEEDKDN; encoded by the coding sequence ATGGAAAGATTAGAATTTTTTACAATTACTGGTGAGGATGGAAATGAATATAACTTTATGTTTATTGAAGAGTTAAAAATTGATGGGGAAAAATATTGGATATGTTATGAAGCATTTAAAGAAGAAGATAGCGAAGATATTGTTTTAGGAGATACTGTAGCTTTTAAGGTTAATGAAAATAATGGTGAATTATTCCTTGATGCTGTAGAAGATGATGAAGAGTTAGAAAAAGTAGAAGAAGAATGGAAAAAGATTATGGAAGATATTGATATTGATGAAAATGAAGATTTTATAATGCTTGATTCTGAAAATGATATCATAGAAGAAGATAAAGATAACTGA
- a CDS encoding xanthine dehydrogenase family protein molybdopterin-binding subunit: MKYEYKSPIKFEYVGKPMNRVDGFEKVTGNAKYVTDMFFPNMLYAAVKRSPIPHGIIKKIDTSKAEALHGVRAIVTGKDVPYRQGIYLVDRPIITSDRVRYVGEPVAAVAADTLEIARRAVELIEVEYEELPTIQDPKESMKGEVLIHPDLANYERLPIYNIEPEKNVFHHHKTRKGDVSKGFEEADVIVEGDYSLPQMYHAPLEPHAAISFWDYNEKLTVWSSAQSPFTLRNLIAYAFKIPRHKVRVIAPYVGGGFGGKAGINMEGIVIALSEKLKGRHIKLVYTREEDISTVVRQGMTAHIKTGVKKDGTITAMEATLIFDGGAYAEYGTNVVRAAGYTLPGPYYVPNLKTDSYGVYTNHFLGGAFRGFGHGELHWATERNLDEVAQTLGIDPLELRLKNVLKPGLTNSMGQTIHHDTGDVEACLKKAAELIEYHKKPEKPSDPRKVRGKGIAGLVKAPAMPTNAASAVIIKFHEDATVTLQASIQEIGQGFNTAVTQMAADALHISPDKIHFVMPVDTDVNPYEWQTVASRALWTVGNALYRAAEDALNQIKNIASQVLGVAPHNLEVEDDRVYVKYRPEKYLLLKDVVMGYTYPDGHAIGGPVIGRGSFTPEMLTNLDLETGQGNAAAEWTFGAQAAEVEIDLDTGELKMLQLVGVFDAGTIINPITAGGQVVGGMIQGMGPALFEGVKYNDKGYPLTISFTDYKIPTIADIPDEIKYDFVQTFEESSPFGAKGVGEHPMISVPPAIASAIYDALGVNVNELPLSPDKILNALDKKKNNS; the protein is encoded by the coding sequence ATGAAATATGAATATAAATCACCTATAAAATTTGAGTATGTTGGCAAACCGATGAATAGAGTTGATGGATTTGAAAAAGTTACCGGAAATGCAAAATATGTTACTGATATGTTCTTTCCAAATATGCTTTATGCCGCAGTAAAAAGAAGTCCTATTCCACATGGAATTATCAAAAAAATAGATACTTCTAAAGCTGAAGCTTTACATGGAGTAAGAGCTATTGTTACTGGAAAAGATGTTCCTTATAGACAGGGCATATATCTCGTAGATAGACCTATAATTACTTCTGACAGAGTTAGGTATGTTGGTGAACCTGTAGCTGCTGTTGCTGCAGATACATTAGAGATTGCAAGACGAGCAGTAGAGTTAATTGAAGTTGAATATGAAGAATTACCAACCATTCAAGACCCTAAAGAATCAATGAAGGGAGAAGTATTAATACATCCTGATTTAGCTAATTATGAAAGATTACCAATCTACAATATTGAACCAGAAAAAAATGTTTTCCATCATCATAAAACAAGAAAAGGTGATGTTAGCAAAGGGTTTGAAGAAGCTGATGTTATTGTAGAAGGAGATTATTCATTACCTCAAATGTATCATGCTCCACTTGAACCACATGCTGCAATATCCTTCTGGGATTATAATGAAAAATTAACTGTATGGTCCAGCGCTCAATCACCTTTTACATTAAGAAATTTAATTGCATATGCATTTAAAATACCAAGACATAAGGTTAGGGTTATAGCTCCATATGTAGGTGGCGGTTTTGGTGGGAAAGCCGGTATAAATATGGAAGGCATTGTTATAGCTTTATCCGAAAAATTAAAAGGAAGACATATAAAACTCGTTTATACAAGAGAAGAAGACATTTCTACAGTTGTTAGACAGGGCATGACTGCTCATATAAAAACAGGTGTAAAAAAGGATGGAACAATAACTGCAATGGAAGCTACTTTAATTTTTGATGGCGGTGCTTATGCGGAGTATGGAACAAATGTTGTTAGAGCAGCTGGTTACACATTACCTGGTCCATATTATGTTCCAAACTTAAAAACAGACTCTTATGGTGTATATACAAACCATTTCTTAGGTGGTGCATTTAGAGGATTTGGACATGGTGAACTACATTGGGCTACAGAAAGAAACCTTGATGAAGTTGCACAAACTCTTGGAATAGATCCTTTAGAATTAAGACTTAAAAATGTATTAAAACCAGGTTTAACAAATTCAATGGGACAAACAATACATCATGACACTGGAGATGTTGAAGCATGTTTAAAAAAGGCTGCTGAATTAATTGAATATCATAAAAAACCAGAAAAACCATCAGATCCAAGAAAAGTAAGAGGTAAAGGTATCGCAGGTCTTGTAAAAGCTCCAGCAATGCCTACAAATGCAGCATCTGCTGTAATTATAAAATTCCATGAAGATGCTACAGTTACTCTACAGGCAAGTATTCAAGAAATTGGTCAAGGCTTTAACACTGCTGTTACTCAAATGGCTGCTGATGCTTTACATATTTCACCAGATAAAATTCATTTTGTAATGCCTGTAGATACTGATGTTAATCCATATGAATGGCAAACCGTTGCTTCAAGAGCATTATGGACAGTAGGAAATGCATTATACAGAGCTGCTGAAGATGCTTTAAATCAAATTAAAAATATTGCTTCACAGGTATTAGGCGTTGCGCCACATAATTTAGAGGTAGAAGATGATAGAGTATATGTAAAATATAGGCCAGAAAAATATTTATTATTAAAAGATGTTGTTATGGGTTATACATATCCAGATGGTCATGCAATTGGTGGCCCTGTAATAGGTAGAGGCAGCTTCACTCCAGAAATGCTTACAAATCTTGACCTTGAAACCGGACAGGGAAATGCTGCAGCAGAATGGACGTTTGGTGCTCAAGCTGCTGAAGTTGAAATAGATCTTGATACTGGAGAATTAAAAATGTTGCAGTTAGTTGGAGTTTTTGATGCTGGTACAATTATTAATCCTATTACTGCAGGAGGACAGGTAGTTGGGGGAATGATTCAAGGCATGGGACCTGCATTATTTGAAGGTGTTAAATACAATGATAAAGGTTATCCTCTAACTATATCATTTACTGATTATAAAATACCCACAATAGCAGATATTCCTGATGAAATAAAATATGACTTTGTTCAAACTTTTGAAGAATCATCACCATTTGGGGCAAAAGGTGTTGGTGAGCATCCTATGATTTCTGTTCCACCTGCTATTGCTTCTGCTATTTATGATGCTCTTGGGGTAAATGTAAATGAATTGCCTTTATCTCCAGATAAAATATTAAATGCTTTAGATAAAAAGAAAAATAATAGTTAA
- a CDS encoding FAD binding domain-containing protein, whose amino-acid sequence MITFSYDYIKPKTLNEALDALNEEDSYPILGGTDLIVKMRAGRIKPKLIVDLKGIDELFHVDFSKESGLTFGAGLKLNVLIEEFDYVKKYYPTLYQGIHVVGGYQTRNRGTVVGNLCNASPASDTAPALLTYNAELNLISKNGERTVKITEFFTGPGKTVLEKGEIVKSVHIPFEGESIGRYYKVSRIKAVDLSTIGMALTIIDPEGKREIRVALASVAPTPVRIFKAEEFIKDKELTMKNVEEFAQIIHDSVNPITDARGTAEYRKRMAKILPIKLLRELKMIKEGL is encoded by the coding sequence ATGATTACTTTTAGCTATGATTATATTAAACCTAAAACGCTCAATGAAGCTTTAGACGCGCTCAACGAAGAAGACTCTTATCCTATTCTTGGTGGAACTGATTTGATTGTAAAAATGCGTGCAGGTAGAATCAAACCAAAATTGATTGTCGATTTAAAAGGTATTGATGAACTATTTCATGTTGATTTTTCAAAAGAAAGCGGTTTAACATTTGGCGCTGGTTTAAAATTAAATGTTCTAATCGAGGAATTTGATTATGTTAAAAAATATTATCCCACACTTTATCAAGGAATTCATGTAGTTGGCGGTTATCAAACAAGAAACAGAGGCACTGTTGTTGGAAATTTATGTAATGCTTCACCTGCTTCAGATACTGCTCCAGCTTTATTAACTTACAATGCGGAATTAAACTTAATATCCAAAAACGGTGAAAGAACAGTAAAAATTACAGAATTCTTTACAGGACCGGGAAAAACAGTTCTTGAGAAAGGAGAAATTGTAAAATCTGTTCATATTCCTTTTGAAGGTGAAAGCATAGGAAGATATTATAAAGTTTCAAGAATCAAAGCTGTAGACCTTTCAACAATAGGAATGGCTTTAACTATTATTGATCCGGAAGGAAAAAGGGAGATCAGAGTAGCTCTGGCCTCTGTAGCTCCTACACCTGTAAGAATTTTTAAAGCTGAAGAGTTTATAAAAGATAAAGAATTAACAATGAAAAATGTTGAAGAATTTGCTCAAATTATTCACGATAGCGTTAATCCTATTACTGATGCACGAGGAACTGCTGAATACAGAAAGAGAATGGCAAAAATATTACCTATTAAATTACTTAGAGAATTAAAAATGATAAAGGAGGGATTATAA
- a CDS encoding bifunctional 5,10-methylenetetrahydrofolate dehydrogenase/5,10-methenyltetrahydrofolate cyclohydrolase — MELNKEKLFDIKFLIENFDKPIFEKNIELYKKNNIKPQLVCILTSDDPGSISYAKGIKNICKKYNVNSILEKCESKDELEEKINYYNNDNGTNGIIIMYPTPYNIKDTYFMNLISTEKDVEGLNHEYMGYLVQHEFYSDKESLRKLIIPPTAKGILYVLKRNYLVYENYYKSYGKYPDDLKENPFKLEGKKVVVINDSLAVGRSLALMMLNENASVRVCQKYTDYDDILKFVSISDIIISAVPSEKFRIPTKYISKNSIVFDIAFEGNFEYPDVFDKVYKISPKWNLVKKGNRINDMTLHRLISNLFYLVNRKLPNDDLIELKKLEKRVQEVGV, encoded by the coding sequence TTGGAGTTAAATAAAGAAAAACTATTTGATATTAAATTTTTAATAGAAAATTTTGATAAACCTATTTTTGAGAAAAATATAGAATTATATAAAAAAAATAATATTAAACCACAACTGGTTTGTATTTTAACATCAGACGATCCAGGAAGTATTTCTTATGCAAAGGGAATAAAAAACATATGTAAAAAATATAATGTTAATTCTATTTTAGAGAAATGCGAGAGTAAAGATGAGTTAGAAGAAAAAATAAATTATTATAACAACGATAATGGCACTAATGGCATTATCATTATGTACCCTACACCATATAATATAAAAGATACATACTTTATGAATCTTATATCTACAGAAAAAGATGTTGAAGGGTTAAACCATGAATATATGGGGTATTTGGTTCAACATGAATTTTATAGCGATAAAGAAAGTTTAAGAAAATTAATTATTCCACCAACTGCAAAAGGGATATTATACGTTTTAAAAAGAAATTATCTTGTATATGAAAATTATTATAAAAGTTATGGAAAGTATCCCGATGATTTAAAAGAAAATCCATTTAAATTAGAGGGAAAAAAGGTTGTAGTTATCAATGATTCATTAGCGGTAGGACGTTCATTGGCTTTAATGATGCTAAATGAAAATGCAAGTGTTAGAGTATGCCAAAAGTATACAGATTATGATGATATTTTAAAGTTTGTATCCATATCGGATATTATAATTTCTGCAGTGCCTTCAGAAAAGTTTAGAATTCCAACAAAATATATTTCAAAAAATTCTATAGTTTTTGATATAGCTTTTGAAGGGAATTTTGAATATCCAGATGTTTTTGATAAGGTGTATAAAATATCTCCAAAATGGAATTTAGTCAAAAAAGGAAATAGGATAAATGATATGACACTACATAGATTGATCTCCAATTTATTTTATCTGGTGAATAGAAAATTACCAAATGATGATTTAATAGAATTGAAAAAATTGGAAAAAAGAGTTCAAGAGGTGGGGGTTTGA